From one Lactiplantibacillus paraplantarum genomic stretch:
- the rplX gene encoding 50S ribosomal protein L24: protein MLIKTGDKVRVISGKDRGQEGTVKKVISAKNRIVVEGVNKIKKHQKPTNVNPQGGIVDIEAPIDASNVMYLDPSTNEPTRLGVRREDGKRVRYAKKSGKDLEN from the coding sequence ATGTTGATTAAAACTGGTGATAAAGTTCGAGTAATCAGCGGTAAGGATCGTGGTCAAGAAGGTACTGTTAAAAAGGTTATCTCTGCCAAGAACCGGATCGTTGTTGAAGGTGTTAACAAGATCAAGAAACACCAAAAACCTACGAACGTTAACCCACAAGGCGGTATCGTGGACATCGAAGCACCAATCGATGCTTCTAACGTTATGTACCTTGACCCATCAACCAACGAACCTACACGTTTAGGTGTTCGTCGTGAAGATGGCAAGCGTGTCCGTTACGCTAAAAAGTCTGGTAAAGACTTAGAAAACTAA
- the rplE gene encoding 50S ribosomal protein L5, whose product MENRLKAQYEKEIVPALVDKFNYTSVMQVPKLAKIVLNMGVGDAVTNAKNLDEAVEELTLISGQKPLVTRAKKSIAGFRLREGMAIGAKVDLRGERMYDFLDKLINVSLPRVRDFHGVSTRSFDGRGNYTLGVREQLIFPEINYDNVNRVRGLDIVIVTTADSDEESRELLTQFGMPFAK is encoded by the coding sequence ATGGAAAACCGTTTAAAAGCTCAATATGAAAAAGAAATCGTCCCAGCATTAGTTGACAAGTTCAATTACACTTCAGTAATGCAAGTGCCAAAGCTGGCGAAAATCGTTTTGAACATGGGTGTTGGTGATGCAGTTACCAACGCTAAAAACTTAGACGAAGCAGTTGAAGAATTAACTTTGATCTCCGGTCAAAAACCATTGGTTACCCGGGCAAAGAAGTCTATCGCTGGTTTCCGTCTTCGTGAAGGTATGGCAATTGGTGCCAAGGTTGACTTACGTGGCGAACGTATGTATGACTTCTTGGACAAGTTGATCAATGTTTCATTACCACGTGTTCGTGACTTCCATGGTGTAAGTACTCGTTCATTTGATGGTCGCGGTAACTACACATTGGGTGTCCGTGAACAATTGATCTTCCCAGAAATCAACTATGATAATGTTAACCGTGTTCGCGGTTTAGACATTGTAATCGTTACGACAGCTGATAGTGATGAAGAATCACGTGAGTTGTTAACTCAATTTGGCATGCCATTTGCTAAATAA
- a CDS encoding type Z 30S ribosomal protein S14, which translates to MAKKSQIAKQKRGAKFNVQNYTRCERCGRPHSVYRKFHLCRICLRDLAHKGQIPGMKKASW; encoded by the coding sequence TTGGCTAAAAAATCACAAATTGCTAAACAAAAACGTGGTGCAAAGTTTAACGTACAAAACTACACCCGTTGTGAACGTTGTGGTCGTCCACATTCAGTTTACCGTAAATTCCACTTGTGCCGTATCTGCTTACGCGACCTGGCCCACAAAGGTCAAATCCCTGGTATGAAAAAGGCCAGCTGGTAA
- the rpsH gene encoding 30S ribosomal protein S8 codes for MMTDPIADFLTRIRNANMVRHDSLEVPASKIKRNIAEILKNEGFVRDVEYIDDDKQGIIRVFLKYGKDNERVISGLKRISKPGLRSYVKADAVPKVLNGLGIAIISTSEGVITDKEARAKKLGGEVLAYVW; via the coding sequence ATGATGACTGATCCAATCGCAGATTTCTTGACTCGTATCCGTAACGCTAACATGGTACGCCACGATTCACTAGAAGTTCCTGCATCAAAAATCAAACGCAACATTGCTGAAATTTTAAAGAATGAAGGTTTTGTTCGCGACGTTGAATACATCGATGATGACAAACAGGGCATCATCCGCGTCTTCTTGAAGTATGGTAAGGACAACGAACGTGTAATCAGTGGCTTGAAGCGTATTTCAAAGCCAGGTTTACGTTCATATGTCAAAGCTGATGCTGTTCCTAAGGTTTTAAACGGCTTAGGAATTGCTATCATCTCAACTTCAGAAGGTGTCATTACTGATAAAGAAGCTCGCGCCAAGAAGCTTGGTGGCGAAGTATTAGCTTACGTTTGGTAA
- the rplF gene encoding 50S ribosomal protein L6 → MSRIGYKVIELPAGVEVSQAGEVVTVKGPKGTLTRNIASDITMTVEGNEVKFTRPSDDYKMKALHGTTRANVNNMVEGVTKGFTKNLQLVGVGYRAQLQGKKLVLSVGYSHPVEFATPEGLTVEVPDNTHINISGIGKQAVGDFAAEVRAVRSPEPYKGKGIRYVDEYVRRKEGKTGK, encoded by the coding sequence GTGAGTCGTATTGGTTATAAAGTAATTGAACTACCTGCTGGGGTAGAAGTATCACAAGCTGGTGAAGTCGTTACGGTTAAGGGTCCTAAGGGGACTTTAACGCGTAACATCGCCAGTGATATTACGATGACGGTTGAAGGCAACGAAGTTAAATTCACTCGTCCATCTGATGACTATAAGATGAAGGCATTACACGGTACTACCCGTGCAAATGTTAACAACATGGTTGAAGGGGTTACTAAAGGCTTTACTAAGAACCTTCAATTGGTCGGTGTTGGTTACCGTGCCCAATTGCAAGGTAAGAAGTTAGTATTAAGCGTTGGTTACTCACACCCTGTTGAATTCGCAACGCCTGAAGGCTTAACAGTTGAAGTTCCTGATAACACACATATCAATATCTCTGGTATTGGTAAGCAAGCTGTCGGTGACTTTGCTGCCGAAGTTCGGGCCGTTCGTTCACCTGAACCTTACAAAGGTAAAGGGATTCGTTACGTCGATGAATATGTTCGTCGTAAGGAAGGTAAGACTGGTAAATAA
- the rplR gene encoding 50S ribosomal protein L18 — translation MTIVISKPDKNKTRQRRHARVRGKISGTAERPRLNVYRSNKNIYAQVIDDVEGVTLASASTLDSEVKGNNKTEKAASVGEVVAKRAAEKKIADVVFDRGGYLYHGRVQALAEAARENGLKF, via the coding sequence GTGACTATTGTGATTTCCAAACCAGATAAAAACAAAACACGTCAACGTCGTCACGCACGTGTTCGCGGTAAGATTTCTGGGACTGCTGAGCGCCCACGCTTAAATGTTTATCGTTCAAACAAAAACATCTACGCTCAAGTTATTGATGATGTAGAGGGTGTAACGCTCGCAAGTGCCTCAACTTTAGATAGCGAAGTTAAAGGTAACAACAAGACTGAAAAGGCTGCATCTGTCGGTGAAGTTGTTGCTAAACGCGCTGCTGAAAAGAAGATCGCTGACGTCGTTTTCGATCGTGGCGGTTACTTATATCATGGTCGGGTTCAAGCCTTGGCTGAAGCCGCTCGTGAAAACGGACTTAAATTCTAA
- the rpsE gene encoding 30S ribosomal protein S5 — translation MTFIDPSKLDLDDNVVAINRITKVVKGGRRLRFAALVIVGDHKGHVGFGTGKAQEVPEAIRKASEAAKKNLITVPMVGTTIPHEALGVYGGGRIMLKPAVEGSGVAAGGAVRAVMELAGVDDVTSKRLGSNTPVNVVRATFEGLKSLKTAEQVAALRGVSAEHLAE, via the coding sequence ATGACTTTCATTGATCCATCAAAATTAGATCTTGACGATAATGTTGTTGCCATTAACCGGATTACCAAAGTTGTTAAAGGTGGTCGTCGCCTACGTTTTGCTGCATTAGTAATCGTTGGGGACCACAAGGGACACGTTGGTTTCGGTACTGGTAAGGCTCAAGAAGTTCCAGAAGCAATTCGGAAAGCTTCCGAAGCTGCTAAGAAGAACTTGATCACTGTACCAATGGTTGGTACCACCATTCCTCATGAAGCACTTGGTGTTTACGGTGGTGGCCGCATCATGCTTAAGCCTGCCGTTGAAGGTTCTGGTGTTGCCGCTGGTGGCGCCGTTCGTGCCGTCATGGAATTAGCCGGTGTGGATGATGTTACTAGTAAACGATTAGGCTCAAACACGCCAGTTAACGTTGTTCGTGCAACGTTTGAAGGCTTAAAGAGCTTAAAGACTGCTGAACAAGTCGCTGCTTTACGTGGCGTTTCAGCCGAACATTTAGCTGAATAG
- the rpmD gene encoding 50S ribosomal protein L30 has translation MAQLKITLVRSAAHRLPKQRKIVKELGLGRINSSVVKPDDAATRGQIFHIAHLVDVEIIK, from the coding sequence ATGGCTCAATTAAAGATCACTTTAGTACGCAGTGCTGCTCACCGTCTTCCTAAGCAACGTAAAATCGTTAAGGAATTAGGTTTGGGTCGGATTAATAGTTCCGTTGTTAAACCTGATGACGCAGCTACTCGCGGTCAAATTTTCCACATCGCACACTTAGTCGATGTCGAAATCATCAAGTAA
- the rplO gene encoding 50S ribosomal protein L15, which translates to MKLHELTPSEGSRFSRRRIGRGDSSGQGKTSGRGQKGQKARGKVRVGFEGGQMPLYRRIPKRGFTNINRKEYAVVNLDGLNRFDDGAEVTPESLKEAGLVKKSSAVKVLGNGKLNKKLTVKASKFSATAVAAIEAAGGKTEVI; encoded by the coding sequence ATGAAGTTACATGAATTAACACCTAGTGAAGGTTCACGTTTTTCACGTCGTCGTATTGGTCGTGGTGACTCAAGTGGCCAAGGTAAGACTTCTGGTCGTGGCCAAAAAGGTCAAAAGGCGCGTGGTAAAGTTCGTGTCGGTTTCGAAGGTGGCCAAATGCCATTGTACCGTCGGATTCCTAAACGTGGATTTACTAACATCAACCGTAAAGAATATGCGGTTGTTAACCTTGACGGCTTAAACCGTTTTGATGATGGTGCCGAAGTTACACCAGAATCATTAAAGGAAGCTGGCTTAGTTAAGAAGAGTTCTGCTGTTAAAGTTCTTGGTAATGGTAAACTCAACAAAAAGTTAACAGTTAAGGCAAGCAAGTTCTCTGCAACGGCGGTTGCAGCTATTGAAGCTGCTGGCGGTAAAACTGAGGTGATCTAA
- the secY gene encoding preprotein translocase subunit SecY produces MLTTMKNALKVKDIRNKLLFTLGVLIVFRLGSYITVPGVNAQALQSVASSGLISMLNTFSGGGLTNYSILAMGVSPYITAQIIVQLLQMDIVPKFVEWGKQGEVGRRKLNQATRWLTIVLAFVQSIGITAGFNSLSQLKLVNDPSISTYLTIGVILTGGAMLTTWMGDMITDRGIGNGVSIIIFAGIIARMPTSIYQIYQEQFVNVSQSDWWKSGLFVVGLALLVIIIVMFVTWVEQANDRIPIQYTRRAAGAPDSSYLPLKVNVAGVIPVIFASSFIATPQTILLGFQASHGDETWYTVLSNIFNMQSTTGAILYTVLIVLFTFFYAFVQVNPEKLSKNLQKQGSYIPGVWPGKDTQDWVSKLLMRLSTVGALYLGLISLIPLLASDIWGLDESIGLGGTSLLIVVGVALETIRQIKGLMMKRDYVGFIR; encoded by the coding sequence TTGCTGACTACCATGAAGAACGCTCTCAAAGTAAAGGATATTAGGAATAAACTTCTGTTCACGTTGGGCGTTTTGATTGTATTTCGTCTTGGCTCTTATATCACAGTTCCTGGAGTTAATGCACAAGCGCTTCAGTCGGTGGCATCTTCAGGGCTGATAAGTATGTTGAATACATTCAGTGGTGGCGGTTTAACAAATTATTCCATCCTTGCTATGGGGGTATCCCCTTACATTACTGCACAAATCATCGTTCAATTGTTACAAATGGACATTGTTCCTAAGTTTGTTGAATGGGGCAAACAAGGTGAGGTTGGTCGACGTAAGCTTAATCAAGCGACACGTTGGTTAACGATTGTCTTAGCCTTTGTTCAGTCGATTGGGATCACAGCTGGGTTTAACTCTTTGAGTCAACTTAAGCTGGTCAATGATCCAAGTATTTCGACATACCTGACCATCGGGGTTATCCTGACTGGTGGGGCTATGCTCACTACTTGGATGGGTGATATGATTACGGATCGTGGGATTGGTAATGGGGTTTCCATTATTATCTTTGCCGGGATTATTGCCCGGATGCCAACATCGATTTATCAGATTTATCAAGAACAGTTCGTCAATGTTTCACAGAGCGACTGGTGGAAGAGTGGATTGTTTGTTGTCGGGTTAGCTCTGCTTGTGATTATCATCGTTATGTTTGTAACGTGGGTCGAACAAGCTAATGACCGGATTCCAATTCAATATACTCGCCGTGCAGCTGGTGCACCTGACAGTAGTTACCTACCATTGAAGGTGAATGTTGCCGGGGTTATTCCTGTTATTTTCGCGAGTTCCTTCATTGCAACGCCCCAAACGATTTTGCTAGGTTTTCAAGCCAGTCATGGTGATGAAACATGGTATACCGTTTTGAGTAATATCTTTAATATGCAGTCGACAACTGGTGCGATTCTCTATACCGTTCTAATTGTGCTTTTCACTTTCTTCTATGCGTTTGTTCAGGTTAATCCTGAAAAACTCTCCAAGAATCTGCAAAAGCAAGGCAGTTATATTCCTGGCGTTTGGCCAGGTAAGGACACTCAAGATTGGGTTTCAAAATTGTTAATGCGGTTAAGTACAGTCGGTGCCCTTTACCTAGGGTTGATTTCATTAATTCCATTATTAGCTTCTGATATTTGGGGTTTGGATGAATCCATTGGTTTAGGTGGGACGAGTTTACTGATCGTTGTCGGGGTTGCCCTTGAAACAATTCGTCAAATTAAAGGATTGATGATGAAACGTGACTATGTCGGTTTTATTCGTTAA
- a CDS encoding adenylate kinase, which translates to MNLILMGLPGAGKGTQAQKILEDFDIPHISTGDIFRAAIKNETAMGLEAKKYIDAGNLVPDEVTNGIVRDRLAEADTKNGFLLDGYPRNIDQAHALKQIGEELNKPLDGVINIHVEPAVLVERLSGRFICRTCGATYHKLYNKPKVEGTCDVCGGHDFYQRDDDKPETVKNRLDVNIKLNTPLIDYYGQEKLLYNVDGDRDIDDVYKDIKKILDNL; encoded by the coding sequence ATGAACCTGATTTTAATGGGATTACCGGGTGCCGGTAAGGGTACTCAAGCTCAGAAGATTCTCGAAGATTTTGATATTCCACATATCTCAACGGGGGACATTTTCCGAGCTGCCATTAAGAACGAAACAGCAATGGGCTTGGAAGCCAAAAAGTATATTGATGCGGGGAACTTGGTTCCGGACGAAGTCACTAATGGCATCGTTCGCGATCGGTTAGCCGAAGCGGATACAAAAAATGGCTTCTTATTAGATGGTTACCCACGTAACATCGATCAAGCGCATGCTTTGAAACAAATCGGTGAAGAACTCAACAAACCACTCGATGGTGTTATCAACATTCACGTTGAACCAGCGGTGTTAGTTGAACGGCTTTCCGGTCGGTTTATTTGCCGGACTTGTGGCGCAACTTACCATAAGTTGTACAACAAGCCTAAGGTAGAAGGAACCTGTGATGTATGTGGCGGTCATGATTTCTATCAACGGGATGATGACAAGCCTGAGACCGTTAAGAATCGGTTGGACGTGAACATTAAGTTGAACACCCCATTAATTGATTATTACGGTCAAGAAAAGTTACTCTACAATGTTGACGGTGATCGCGACATTGATGATGTCTACAAAGATATCAAGAAGATTCTTGATAACCTTTAA
- the infA gene encoding translation initiation factor IF-1: protein MAKEDVIEIQGTIKETLPNAMFKVELENGAEILAHVSGKIRMHYIRILPGDKVTVEMSPYDLTKGRITYRFK, encoded by the coding sequence TTGGCAAAGGAAGACGTCATCGAAATTCAAGGCACCATTAAAGAAACATTGCCGAATGCAATGTTTAAGGTTGAACTTGAAAACGGCGCTGAAATCTTGGCACACGTGTCAGGTAAAATTCGGATGCATTACATTCGAATCTTACCTGGTGATAAGGTTACAGTTGAAATGTCACCTTATGATTTAACTAAGGGCCGCATTACCTACCGTTTCAAGTAG
- the rpmJ gene encoding 50S ribosomal protein L36 yields MKVRPSVKPMCEHCKVIRRKGRVMIICSANPKHKQRQGK; encoded by the coding sequence ATGAAAGTAAGACCATCTGTAAAGCCGATGTGCGAACACTGCAAAGTTATTCGTCGTAAAGGCCGCGTGATGATTATCTGCTCTGCTAATCCAAAGCATAAGCAACGCCAAGGTAAATAA
- the rpsM gene encoding 30S ribosomal protein S13 translates to MARIEGIDLPRDKRIVIGLTYIYGIGNTSAQKILAEAGVSEDVRVRDLTPDQEDKIRAVVDGYKTEGDLRREVSLNIKLLQEIGSYRGMRHRRGLPVRGQHTKNNARTRKGKKVSIAGRKK, encoded by the coding sequence ATGGCTCGTATTGAAGGGATTGACTTACCACGTGACAAGCGTATTGTCATTGGTTTGACTTATATCTACGGTATCGGTAATACTTCTGCACAGAAGATCCTTGCTGAAGCCGGTGTTTCAGAAGACGTTCGTGTACGTGATTTAACTCCTGACCAGGAAGATAAAATCCGTGCCGTTGTCGATGGCTACAAAACTGAAGGTGACTTACGTCGTGAAGTCAGCTTAAACATCAAGTTATTGCAAGAAATCGGTTCATACCGTGGCATGCGTCATCGTCGTGGGTTACCAGTTCGTGGTCAACACACGAAGAACAATGCTCGTACTCGTAAGGGTAAAAAGGTCAGCATCGCTGGACGTAAAAAATAA
- the rpsK gene encoding 30S ribosomal protein S11 gives MATRKTTRRRRVKKNIESGVAHIHSTFNNTLVMITDMQGNAIAWSSAGSLGFKGSRKSTPFAAQMAAEAAAKASMEHGMKTVEVAVKGPGSGREAAIRALQATGLEVSAIRDVTPVPHNGSRPPKRRRV, from the coding sequence ATGGCAACTAGAAAGACAACCCGTCGTCGTCGGGTAAAGAAGAACATTGAATCTGGTGTGGCTCACATCCATTCAACGTTCAACAACACACTTGTTATGATCACTGACATGCAAGGGAACGCCATTGCATGGTCATCAGCTGGTTCATTAGGTTTCAAAGGTAGTCGTAAGTCAACACCTTTTGCTGCCCAAATGGCTGCAGAAGCTGCTGCTAAGGCATCAATGGAACATGGCATGAAGACTGTTGAAGTCGCTGTTAAAGGCCCTGGTTCAGGTCGTGAAGCCGCTATCCGTGCTTTACAAGCTACTGGTTTGGAAGTTAGCGCAATTCGCGATGTTACACCAGTGCCTCACAATGGTTCTCGTCCTCCAAAGCGTCGTCGTGTTTAA
- a CDS encoding DNA-directed RNA polymerase subunit alpha, whose product MIEFEKPNIHKIDENDNYGKFVVEPLERGYGTTLGNSLRRILLSSLPGAAVTSIQIDGVLHEFSTIEGVTEDVTAIILNVKKIALKLESDETKTLEIDVKGPANVTAGDIIGDADVEVLNPDLPICTVADGAHFHMRMTANTGRGYVSAEDNKHREDDMPIGVLAVDSLYSPIERVNYQVENTRVGQRDDFDKLTLDVWTNGSITPSEAISLSAKILTDHLSIFVNLTDEAKNTDVMVEKEETHKEKMLEMTIEELDLSVRSYNCLKRAGINTVQELTNKTEADMMKVRNLGRKSLEEVKAKLADLGLSLRKED is encoded by the coding sequence ATGATTGAATTTGAAAAACCTAACATTCATAAAATTGATGAAAACGACAACTATGGTAAGTTTGTTGTAGAACCGCTTGAACGCGGTTATGGTACAACTTTAGGGAATTCACTTCGTCGGATTCTTCTTTCTTCTTTACCTGGCGCTGCTGTTACTAGTATTCAAATTGATGGTGTTCTTCATGAATTTTCAACGATTGAAGGCGTAACGGAAGATGTTACGGCAATTATCTTGAATGTGAAGAAGATTGCACTTAAATTGGAATCAGACGAAACTAAGACGTTGGAAATCGACGTTAAGGGACCTGCGAACGTTACTGCCGGTGATATCATTGGCGATGCGGACGTAGAAGTCTTGAATCCAGACTTGCCAATTTGTACGGTAGCAGACGGGGCACACTTCCATATGCGTATGACCGCAAATACTGGTCGTGGTTATGTTTCCGCTGAGGATAACAAACATCGTGAAGATGACATGCCAATTGGCGTTTTAGCTGTTGATTCATTGTATTCTCCAATCGAACGTGTCAACTATCAAGTTGAAAATACGCGGGTTGGTCAACGTGATGATTTCGATAAGTTAACCTTAGACGTTTGGACAAATGGTTCAATCACTCCAAGTGAAGCCATTAGTCTATCAGCCAAAATCCTGACTGATCACCTTTCAATCTTCGTAAATCTCACTGATGAAGCTAAAAACACTGATGTGATGGTCGAGAAGGAAGAAACGCATAAGGAAAAGATGTTAGAAATGACGATTGAAGAGTTAGATCTCTCCGTCCGTTCATACAATTGCTTGAAACGTGCTGGTATCAACACGGTCCAAGAATTAACTAACAAAACTGAAGCTGATATGATGAAGGTTCGCAACCTTGGACGCAAGTCACTTGAGGAAGTTAAAGCAAAATTAGCTGACCTTGGGTTATCATTACGCAAAGAAGACTAA
- the rplQ gene encoding 50S ribosomal protein L17 — protein sequence MSYRKLQRTSSQRRALLRDLTTSLIVNGKIETTEARAKEVRSTADKMISLAKKGDLSARRKAAAFMRDVVADVKEDGDNVAVQTALQKLFSDLGPQYADRNGGYTRIYKTMPRRGDGAQMVVLELVD from the coding sequence ATGAGTTACCGTAAATTACAACGTACAAGTTCACAACGTCGTGCATTATTACGCGATTTGACAACGTCATTGATCGTTAACGGCAAGATCGAAACGACTGAAGCCCGTGCTAAGGAAGTTCGTTCAACTGCTGACAAAATGATTTCTTTGGCCAAGAAGGGTGATTTAAGTGCCCGTCGTAAGGCTGCCGCATTCATGCGGGACGTCGTTGCCGATGTCAAGGAAGATGGCGACAACGTGGCTGTACAAACTGCATTGCAAAAGCTATTTAGTGACTTAGGTCCTCAATATGCTGACCGCAATGGTGGTTACACACGAATTTACAAGACAATGCCTCGTCGTGGCGACGGTGCACAAATGGTTGTCTTGGAACTCGTTGACTAG